The Parvibaculum sp. DNA segment AGAAGCGCGGCGCGAACGTCATGCCCGGAAACTCGCCAACGACTTCCTGTTGACCGGTCTCGATGTCCAGCACATAGACGCGCGGCTGATTGTTTCGATAGGCGAGATAGGTGATCTCTTGCGAGTTGGGGCTGAAGCGCGGCGTCAGCACAAGTTCGCGGCCATTGGTCAGCATGCGCGGATTGTGTCCGTCCTGATCCATGATGGTCAGACGCTTGACGCGGTTGTTCTTCGGTCCGGTCTCCGAGACATAAACGACGCGGGTGTCGAAATATCCATCCTCGCCCGTCAGACGCTTGTAGATCGCATCCGAAATCAGATGCGCGATGCGCCGCCAGTTGTCCGGCGTCGTGAAAAATTGAAGGCCGGTAAGCTGCTGCTCGGCATAGACATCCCAGAGACGGAATTCGACACGCAGACGTCCATCGGACTCCATGCGGGCCTGGCCGGTGACAAGCGCCTGCGAATTGATGATGCGCCAGTCGCCGAAGCGCGGCTGAACGTTGATGTCGCTGAGCTTCTCGATGAAGGCCGCCTTGGGCAAAGGCCGAAAAAGACCCGAGCGCTCCAGATTGTTGGTGACGACACCGGCAATATCGGCGCCGACCGAACTCTCCTGATCCGCCGCCCCCAGGAAATCGACGATGGCGATGGGCAAGGGGTCGACATGGCCCTCGGTGATATCGATCTGCAGCGCCGCGCGCGCCGGCATGGCACAAGCCATCGCCATAACGAACGTCGCAATCGCCAGTCGATAGAGCCCCCGCCCACCTTGCAGTCGTATGCGAAAATCGGTCATTGCATTTAACTCCCGGATGACGGGCTAACCGCCCAACATTTCTCTTGGATCGAATCTGAGATCTATTTCCCGCCAGCTTGCAAATTTGTCCGCGGGCATTGTGAACGGCTGGCAAAGGCGTATGGCGCGCATGGCACTGTCGGCTGCTGCCTGATAATACGCCCCGCCCGTGATCAGCTTCGTGCGGTCCATCAACTCCGGCGGCCGCGCCAGCGACCCGTCCTGGTTGAGATATACCTTGATCCTGACAACCAGTTGCTCGGCATTGGGGGCGCCCGCCGGCACGCTCCAGCACCGGCGCATCTGCACCTTGAAGGCATCCATCTCGCTGAGCGTCAGGCGCATCGACGGATCGTCCGTTCGCGGAGCGTCAAAAGCTTCCTCGACCCTGGGCGCGGGCTGCGGCTTCGAGGCCGCATCGGGCGCCTTGTTGAGCAGCGCGGCGATCTGGTTCGGGTCGAATTTCCGCTCCGGTTCCTTCTTCGGCGGCGCAGGCTTTTCGACCTTCTTCTCCACGGGCTTCGGTGGGTCTTTCTTTTCCACCGTCTTATCCGGAATGGGTTCCGGTTCCCTTTCGGGGGGCGGTGGCGGCGCCGGCGCGGGGCGCGCTTCGGCCTGCGGGCGCTCGATCGCCTTTGGCGGCTCCGGCTCTTCGACCGGCGGCAACGGCTTTTCGACCTTCTCCTGGCGCTTCAGATTGGTCATCTCGTCGATCGTTATCAGATCCACCGGCAACGCGCGCGTCGACACCGAGGGCAGCTCCTCGGGTGTCGGAAACGTCGCCAGCGCCAGCACGACAATCGCGCTATGCGCCGCGACCGAAAAGAGAACCGAATTACG contains these protein-coding regions:
- the tolB gene encoding Tol-Pal system beta propeller repeat protein TolB encodes the protein MAMACAMPARAALQIDITEGHVDPLPIAIVDFLGAADQESSVGADIAGVVTNNLERSGLFRPLPKAAFIEKLSDINVQPRFGDWRIINSQALVTGQARMESDGRLRVEFRLWDVYAEQQLTGLQFFTTPDNWRRIAHLISDAIYKRLTGEDGYFDTRVVYVSETGPKNNRVKRLTIMDQDGHNPRMLTNGRELVLTPRFSPNSQEITYLAYRNNQPRVYVLDIETGQQEVVGEFPGMTFAPRFSPDGQKIIMSLQRGGNADIYTMDLRSRQVTRLTNTAAIDTSPSYSPDGRQIAFESDRGGSQQIYVMNADGSNQRRISFGQGSYATPVWSPRGDLISFTKISGGRFVIGVMRPDGTGDRVLTEGYHNEGPTWAPNGRVLMFFRETRGAQGGPSLWSVDVTGHNERPAPTPTFASDPAWSPRIQ